A DNA window from Bradyrhizobium barranii subsp. barranii contains the following coding sequences:
- a CDS encoding copper-binding protein, with the protein MNRTIRIAAALALTVGLAAEAFAAQGAAISGEVKKIDEGAGKITLKHGPAKSLGMDEPMTMVYRVKDPALLKQVKVGDKVTFEAEEAASGYTVTTMQKAK; encoded by the coding sequence ATGAACCGCACCATCCGTATCGCCGCAGCGCTGGCGCTGACCGTCGGTCTTGCCGCGGAGGCCTTCGCAGCCCAGGGCGCCGCGATCAGCGGCGAGGTCAAGAAGATCGACGAGGGCGCCGGCAAGATCACGCTCAAGCACGGACCGGCGAAAAGCCTCGGCATGGATGAGCCCATGACCATGGTCTATCGCGTCAAGGACCCCGCTTTGCTCAAGCAGGTGAAGGTCGGCGACAAGGTGACCTTCGAGGCCGAGGAGGCCGCTTCGGGGTATACGGTGACGACGATGCAGAAGGCGAAATAG
- a CDS encoding cupredoxin domain-containing protein has translation MKKTIELGLALAALSTAAAFAHDQHGHGTFSAGEPGDPRKPARTIEVLLNEMDYAPARIEVKRGEQIRFVLRNVGKEDHEFLLATTKENLAHAVEMKKHPHMEHDDPNGVRLAPNKTAEILWKFSKAGTFEFSCLIPDHRDYGMVGHVTVK, from the coding sequence ATGAAGAAGACGATCGAACTCGGACTTGCGCTGGCCGCGCTTTCGACCGCGGCGGCATTTGCCCACGACCAGCACGGGCATGGGACCTTTTCGGCCGGCGAGCCCGGCGATCCCAGGAAGCCCGCGCGCACGATCGAGGTCCTGCTGAACGAGATGGACTACGCGCCCGCCAGGATCGAGGTCAAACGCGGCGAGCAGATTCGTTTCGTGCTGCGCAATGTCGGCAAGGAGGACCACGAATTCCTGCTCGCCACCACGAAGGAGAATCTCGCGCATGCCGTGGAGATGAAGAAGCATCCGCATATGGAGCACGACGATCCCAATGGCGTCAGGCTCGCACCGAACAAGACGGCCGAGATCCTCTGGAAGTTCAGCAAGGCCGGCACGTTCGAATTCTCCTGCCTGATTCCCGACCATCGCGACTACGGCATGGTCGGCCACGTCACCGTGAAGTAA
- a CDS encoding copper oxidase — MYSRRGFLGTAALASASAISGRVQAASIPEAPHMDKVVMQPPLHPIGGPDYRPVVTLNGWSLPFRMNGDWKEFHLVAEPVVREFAEGMKVNLWGYNGQSPGPTIEAVEGDKVRVFVTNRLPEYTTVHWHGMIIPSGMDGVGGLTQPHIQPGKTFVYEFEMKKSGTFMYHPHSDEMVQMAMGMMGMVVVHPRDQSFRPVDRDFVFVMSTYRVDPGTYLPQVNEMTDFNMWTWNSRVFPGIDPLPVRLGDKVRVRIGNLSMTNHPIHLHGHSFAVTCTDGGWIPESAQYPETTTDVPVGAVRVFDVLADNPGDWAFHCHKSHHTMNAMGHEVRNLIGVSRKDLAKAVGKLAPDSMAMGSTGMAMGNMEMPAPDNTLPMMTGTGQFGPIEMGGMFTVMKIREDLARDDYRDPGPYRFPQGTVAYEVTPPSAEPARQQGAPMKNMKM, encoded by the coding sequence ATGTATTCCCGCCGAGGATTTCTGGGCACCGCCGCGCTTGCCAGCGCGTCGGCCATCAGCGGCCGTGTGCAGGCCGCGTCCATTCCGGAAGCGCCTCACATGGATAAGGTGGTGATGCAGCCGCCGCTGCATCCGATCGGCGGCCCGGACTATCGCCCTGTGGTCACGCTGAACGGCTGGTCACTGCCGTTCCGCATGAACGGCGACTGGAAGGAATTCCATCTCGTCGCCGAACCCGTGGTGCGGGAATTCGCCGAGGGCATGAAAGTGAATCTGTGGGGCTATAACGGCCAGTCGCCGGGCCCGACCATCGAGGCGGTCGAAGGCGACAAGGTCCGCGTCTTCGTCACCAACAGACTGCCCGAATACACCACCGTGCACTGGCACGGCATGATCATTCCCAGCGGCATGGACGGTGTCGGCGGACTGACGCAGCCGCACATCCAGCCGGGAAAGACCTTCGTCTACGAGTTCGAGATGAAGAAGAGCGGGACCTTCATGTACCACCCGCATTCCGACGAGATGGTGCAGATGGCGATGGGCATGATGGGCATGGTCGTCGTGCATCCCCGCGATCAAAGCTTCCGGCCCGTCGACCGCGACTTCGTCTTCGTGATGAGCACCTATCGCGTCGATCCCGGCACATACCTGCCGCAGGTCAACGAGATGACCGACTTCAACATGTGGACCTGGAATTCGCGGGTGTTTCCCGGCATCGATCCCTTGCCGGTCAGGCTCGGCGACAAGGTGCGCGTGCGCATCGGCAATCTCAGCATGACCAACCATCCGATTCATCTGCACGGCCACAGCTTTGCGGTGACCTGCACCGATGGCGGCTGGATTCCGGAGAGCGCGCAATATCCGGAGACGACCACCGACGTGCCGGTCGGCGCGGTGCGCGTGTTCGACGTGCTTGCCGACAATCCCGGCGACTGGGCGTTCCATTGCCACAAGTCGCACCACACCATGAACGCGATGGGGCACGAGGTGCGCAATCTGATCGGCGTGTCGCGCAAGGATCTCGCCAAGGCCGTCGGCAAGCTCGCACCTGACAGCATGGCCATGGGCTCGACCGGCATGGCGATGGGCAACATGGAGATGCCCGCGCCCGACAACACGCTGCCGATGATGACCGGCACCGGTCAGTTCGGGCCGATCGAGATGGGCGGCATGTTCACGGTGATGAAGATCCGCGAGGACCTCGCGCGCGACGATTATCGCGATCCCGGCCCCTACCGATTCCCGCAAGGCACCGTCGCCTACGAGGTCACGCCGCCGTCCGCCGAGCCGGCGCGGCAGCAAGGCGCGCCGATGAAGAACATGAAGATGTGA
- a CDS encoding TolC family protein translates to MTHHFARGLLVLTALGLSGCMAFSPDGGMTTVSDLTSQTINKDVAFVRTAEGAEAVNATVRRLLARTLTTETAVQIALLNNKGLQATYNELALAETELVEQSLPPNPVFSISRIAGNGASEIERQVVGDILALATLPFRSDIARDRFRQAQLRAALATLRLAADVRRAYIRAVAGNEMVALLTDAKATAESTAQLAVKLGETGSINKLDQAREQVFYAETTADLATARQAATSARERLARLMGLWDGGLDFRLPDQLPPLPRRPQALPSIEADAVAHRIDLQIARLELTALAKSLNLTEATRFVTLLDLAGISRRTQDPEGPPFRERGFDVQFQIPIFDGGEVRVRQAAETYNLAFNRLTERAVNVRSEARDAYRVYRSTYDIASHYQREILPLRKIITEEMQLRFSSMQVDIFALLTEARQRLASLRGAIDAKQKFFLAQSDLQAAVNGGSAPASGGDTSTTIAAAAPADGGH, encoded by the coding sequence ATGACGCATCATTTTGCGCGGGGCCTGCTCGTGCTCACTGCGCTGGGACTCTCCGGCTGCATGGCATTCTCGCCGGACGGAGGCATGACGACGGTCTCGGACCTCACCAGCCAGACCATCAACAAGGACGTCGCCTTCGTGCGAACGGCCGAAGGCGCGGAGGCCGTCAACGCGACCGTCCGCCGCTTGCTGGCGCGCACGCTGACCACCGAGACGGCCGTGCAGATCGCGCTGCTCAACAACAAGGGACTGCAAGCGACCTATAACGAGCTGGCGCTGGCCGAGACCGAGTTGGTCGAGCAGAGCCTGCCGCCCAATCCTGTGTTTTCGATCTCGCGCATCGCAGGCAATGGCGCGAGCGAGATAGAGCGTCAGGTGGTTGGCGACATCCTCGCGCTGGCCACCCTGCCGTTCCGCTCCGACATCGCCCGCGACCGTTTCCGTCAGGCGCAATTGCGCGCGGCGTTGGCGACGCTGCGGCTGGCCGCAGATGTTCGGCGCGCCTATATCCGTGCGGTCGCCGGCAACGAAATGGTGGCGCTGCTCACCGACGCGAAGGCGACGGCGGAATCGACGGCGCAGCTCGCGGTCAAACTCGGCGAGACCGGCTCGATCAACAAGCTCGACCAGGCCCGCGAGCAGGTGTTTTATGCCGAGACCACGGCCGACCTCGCCACCGCGCGGCAGGCGGCAACGAGCGCGCGCGAAAGGCTCGCGCGCCTGATGGGGCTGTGGGACGGCGGCCTCGACTTCCGTCTGCCCGATCAATTGCCGCCGCTGCCGCGCCGGCCGCAGGCACTGCCCTCGATCGAGGCTGATGCTGTTGCCCATCGCATCGATCTACAGATCGCGCGGCTGGAGCTGACGGCGCTGGCAAAGTCGCTCAACCTCACCGAGGCGACGCGCTTTGTCACGCTGCTCGACCTCGCCGGCATCTCCCGCCGCACCCAGGATCCCGAGGGCCCGCCGTTCCGCGAACGCGGTTTCGATGTGCAGTTCCAGATCCCGATCTTCGACGGCGGCGAGGTGCGGGTGCGGCAGGCGGCGGAGACCTACAATCTCGCCTTCAACCGCCTGACCGAGCGCGCCGTCAACGTCCGCTCGGAGGCGCGCGATGCTTATCGCGTCTATCGCTCGACCTACGACATCGCCAGCCACTATCAGCGCGAAATCCTCCCCTTGCGAAAAATCATCACGGAGGAGATGCAGCTGCGCTTCTCCAGCATGCAGGTCGATATTTTCGCGCTGCTCACCGAAGCGCGGCAGCGCCTAGCGTCGCTGCGCGGCGCGATCGATGCCAAGCAAAAATTCTTCCTCGCCCAGTCCGACCTCCAGGCCGCCGTCAACGGCGGCAGCGCACCTGCGTCGGGCGGCGACACTTCAACCACCATCGCCGCGGCAGCGCCTGCCGATGGCGGTCATTGA
- a CDS encoding DUF4864 domain-containing protein translates to MRIAALLVALMITLGAAPACAADVTAAQGVIRAQEQAFARDDAAAAYSHAAPAIREIFPAPDIFMSMVQNGYAPVYRHRSFEFGESRSEGNWISQHVHIVDANGEAWEALYTLEQQADGSYKITGCSLLKVGREV, encoded by the coding sequence ATGCGCATCGCCGCCTTGCTCGTCGCCCTTATGATTACCCTTGGTGCCGCTCCAGCATGCGCCGCCGACGTCACTGCGGCACAGGGCGTCATCCGTGCCCAGGAGCAGGCCTTTGCGCGCGACGATGCGGCCGCGGCCTATTCCCACGCCGCGCCGGCGATCAGGGAAATCTTCCCCGCACCCGACATCTTCATGTCCATGGTGCAAAACGGCTACGCGCCGGTCTACCGGCACAGGAGCTTTGAGTTTGGCGAGAGCAGGAGCGAAGGCAACTGGATCTCCCAGCACGTCCACATCGTCGATGCCAATGGCGAAGCCTGGGAGGCGCTGTACACGCTCGAGCAGCAGGCGGACGGCAGCTACAAGATCACCGGCTGCTCGTTGCTGAAGGTGGGGCGAGAAGTTTAG
- a CDS encoding TetR/AcrR family transcriptional regulator, producing MDDQTDQIRKPRADAVRNRERVLEAAKIVFNAGGPEASLEAVAKRAGVGIGTLYRHFPTREDLFEAVYRREVEQLSELAEQLKNAKDPVDALRRWLRSNVEFVATKKGMSAALALTFQSSSELAAFSMDRLTKAIGSLLDRAVAAGQMRGDVSPEDLLRALVGMCYMHDQPGWQSSVLRMLDVFVDGLRVQPAGKSGTKTKARAAKPAKPAVKRKR from the coding sequence ATGGACGACCAGACCGACCAGATTCGGAAGCCCCGCGCCGATGCCGTGCGCAATCGCGAGCGCGTGCTCGAGGCGGCGAAAATCGTGTTCAACGCGGGCGGTCCCGAGGCGAGCCTGGAAGCCGTCGCCAAACGCGCCGGCGTCGGCATCGGCACGCTCTATCGGCATTTTCCAACTCGCGAGGATTTGTTCGAGGCGGTGTACCGGCGCGAGGTCGAGCAGCTCAGCGAGCTTGCCGAGCAATTGAAGAACGCCAAGGACCCGGTCGATGCGCTGCGGCGCTGGCTGCGCTCCAACGTCGAATTCGTTGCCACAAAAAAGGGCATGTCGGCCGCGCTGGCGCTGACGTTCCAGAGCTCATCGGAACTCGCGGCGTTCTCGATGGACCGGCTGACCAAGGCGATCGGCTCGCTGCTCGACCGCGCAGTCGCGGCCGGCCAGATGCGCGGCGACGTCAGCCCGGAGGATCTGCTCAGGGCACTGGTCGGCATGTGTTACATGCACGACCAGCCCGGTTGGCAATCCTCGGTGCTGCGCATGCTCGACGTGTTCGTGGACGGGCTGCGGGTGCAGCCGGCCGGCAAGTCCGGCACCAAGACCAAGGCGCGCGCCGCCAAGCCCGCAAAGCCCGCGGTGAAACGGAAGCGATAG
- a CDS encoding (2Fe-2S)-binding protein translates to MNHSISLTVNGARRDFVLDDPRVTLLDLLRERLHLTGTKKGCDRGQCGACTILVDGKRINSCLALAISHDGADILTIEGVARGDQLHPVQAAFIAHDGFQCGFCTPGQIMSAIGMMQEAQAGNDPERIRECMSGNLCRCGAYAGIVDAVLEAQAGTDESNQRRFA, encoded by the coding sequence ATGAACCACTCCATCAGCCTCACCGTGAACGGTGCGCGGCGCGACTTCGTCCTCGACGATCCGCGCGTCACGCTGCTCGATCTCCTGCGTGAGCGCCTCCATCTGACCGGAACCAAGAAGGGATGCGATCGCGGCCAGTGCGGCGCCTGCACCATTCTCGTCGACGGCAAGCGCATCAACTCCTGTCTTGCTCTGGCCATCAGCCATGACGGCGCCGACATCCTCACCATCGAAGGCGTCGCGCGCGGCGACCAGCTTCATCCGGTGCAGGCGGCCTTCATCGCACATGACGGCTTTCAGTGCGGCTTCTGCACGCCCGGCCAGATCATGAGCGCGATCGGCATGATGCAAGAGGCGCAGGCCGGCAACGATCCCGAGCGCATCCGCGAATGCATGAGCGGCAATCTCTGCCGCTGCGGCGCTTATGCCGGCATCGTCGATGCCGTGCTGGAAGCCCAGGCCGGCACGGACGAATCCAATCAGAGGCGCTTCGCATGA
- a CDS encoding FAD binding domain-containing protein, whose product MKPFDYIRPATVAEAVAAAGQPGTAYLAAGTNLLDLMKGGVSRPDRLVDVTHLDGLDQIETLADGSLRIGALVSNADLAHDANFAKSYPAVAEALLSGASAQLRNAATVGGNLLQRTRCAYFYDTASRCNKREASSGCDAREGENRTHAVLGWSESCIATHPSDFCVPLVALDAIVEIEGRNGRREIALDALHRLPGNTPGRESGLDPGDLIVAVRLPPAARGFATHARYLKVRERTSYAFAVVSAAAALRIENGKIAEARLALGGVAAKPWRALAAEDVLKGVTPTADAFQEAAWRALTDAKPSGDNAFKIELARRIVVRALTLAAAGTPARIPALPASPFASTSGAIHA is encoded by the coding sequence ATGAAACCGTTCGATTATATCAGGCCGGCCACAGTGGCCGAGGCCGTTGCGGCGGCCGGTCAGCCGGGCACTGCCTATCTCGCCGCCGGCACCAATCTGCTCGATCTGATGAAGGGCGGCGTCAGCCGACCGGATCGGCTGGTCGATGTCACGCATCTCGACGGGCTCGATCAGATCGAGACTCTCGCCGACGGATCGTTGCGCATCGGCGCGCTGGTGAGCAACGCCGATCTCGCGCATGACGCAAACTTCGCGAAGTCCTACCCGGCCGTTGCTGAGGCGCTGCTCTCCGGTGCGTCCGCGCAACTGCGCAATGCCGCGACCGTCGGCGGCAATCTGCTGCAACGGACGCGCTGCGCGTATTTCTACGACACCGCCAGCCGCTGCAACAAGCGCGAGGCTAGCTCTGGCTGCGACGCGCGCGAGGGCGAGAACCGCACGCATGCCGTGCTCGGTTGGAGCGAGAGCTGTATCGCCACGCATCCGTCGGACTTCTGCGTGCCGCTGGTCGCGCTCGACGCCATTGTGGAGATCGAGGGCAGGAACGGCCGCCGCGAGATCGCGCTCGACGCGCTGCATCGTCTGCCGGGCAACACGCCCGGGCGTGAATCGGGGCTCGACCCCGGCGACCTCATCGTCGCGGTGCGCCTGCCGCCCGCGGCGCGCGGCTTCGCCACGCATGCGCGCTACCTCAAGGTTCGTGAGCGCACGTCTTACGCGTTCGCCGTGGTCTCGGCCGCGGCGGCGTTGCGGATCGAGAACGGCAAGATCGCGGAGGCGCGGCTGGCGCTCGGCGGCGTCGCCGCAAAGCCCTGGCGCGCTCTTGCCGCGGAAGACGTGCTCAAGGGCGTTACGCCCACGGCAGATGCCTTCCAGGAAGCGGCCTGGCGCGCGCTTACCGACGCAAAGCCGTCCGGCGACAACGCCTTCAAGATCGAGCTCGCACGCCGCATCGTCGTGCGCGCGCTGACCCTTGCCGCTGCCGGTACGCCCGCGCGTATTCCCGCGCTGCCGGCCTCTCCCTTTGCCTCGACGTCCGGAGCCATCCATGCCTGA
- a CDS encoding cupin domain-containing protein, translating into MSVDIGGRLRFIRAHHKLSQRELAKRAGVTNSTISLIESNQMNPSVGALKRILDGIPMGLAEFFALEPESRRKIFYRAEELTEVGKKPISYRQIGDNLFGRSLQILKERYEPGSDTGRVHLVHDGEEGGIVISGKLEVTVEDERRILNPGDAYYFESRRPHRFRCVGGKPCEVISACTPPTF; encoded by the coding sequence ATGAGCGTCGACATCGGTGGACGGCTGCGATTCATCCGGGCGCACCACAAGCTGTCGCAGCGCGAGCTCGCCAAGCGCGCCGGGGTCACCAATTCGACGATCTCGCTGATCGAATCCAACCAGATGAACCCGTCGGTCGGCGCGCTCAAGCGCATCCTCGACGGCATCCCGATGGGGCTCGCCGAGTTTTTCGCGCTGGAGCCGGAGTCGCGGCGCAAGATCTTCTACCGTGCGGAGGAGCTGACCGAGGTCGGCAAGAAGCCGATCTCGTATCGCCAGATCGGCGACAATCTGTTCGGCCGCAGCCTGCAGATTTTGAAAGAGCGTTACGAGCCCGGCAGCGACACCGGACGCGTTCACCTCGTCCATGACGGCGAGGAAGGCGGCATCGTGATCTCGGGCAAGCTCGAAGTCACCGTCGAGGACGAGCGCCGCATCCTCAATCCCGGCGATGCCTACTACTTCGAGAGCCGTCGCCCGCATCGCTTCCGCTGCGTCGGCGGCAAGCCGTGCGAAGTGATCTCGGCCTGCACGCCGCCGACGTTTTGA
- a CDS encoding aspartate aminotransferase family protein → MTLHQIPNTIKTDSFWMPFTANRQFKKAPRLFSSAEGMHYTTVDGRKVIDGSAGLWCVNAGHGRKQIAAAVERQLMTLDFAPSFQMGHPLAFDFAERLAEIAPKGLDRIFFTNSGSESVDTALKIALAYHRANGQASRTRLIGRERGYHGVGFGGMSVGGMVANRRAFATHLPGVDHIRHTHDLTRNAFAKDQPEHGAELADDLERLVGLHGAETIAAVIVEPVPGSTAVLPPPKGYLKRLREICDKHGILLIFDEVITGFGRLGTPFAADFFGVTPDLMTTAKGITNGTIPCGAVFASRKVHDGLMVGPENQMELFHGYTYSAHPTACAAGIATLDIYKDEGLLTRGASIAGYWGDALHSLKGLPNVVDIRNCGLMGAVELSSRDGAVGARGYDVMVDCFNRGLYFRMSGDSFALSPPLIVEKSHIDDMVSILGDAIKRVA, encoded by the coding sequence GTGACCCTTCATCAGATTCCTAACACTATCAAGACCGACTCGTTCTGGATGCCGTTCACGGCCAACCGTCAGTTCAAGAAGGCGCCGCGCCTGTTCTCCTCGGCCGAGGGCATGCACTACACCACCGTCGACGGCCGCAAGGTGATCGACGGCTCCGCCGGCCTCTGGTGCGTCAATGCCGGTCACGGCCGCAAGCAGATCGCCGCCGCCGTCGAGCGCCAGCTGATGACGCTGGACTTCGCCCCGTCGTTCCAGATGGGCCATCCGCTGGCATTCGACTTCGCCGAGCGTCTCGCCGAGATCGCGCCGAAGGGCCTCGACCGCATCTTCTTCACCAACTCCGGCTCCGAGTCGGTCGACACTGCGCTGAAGATCGCGCTCGCCTATCACCGCGCCAACGGCCAGGCGAGCCGCACCCGTTTGATCGGCCGCGAGCGCGGCTATCACGGCGTCGGCTTCGGCGGCATGTCGGTCGGCGGCATGGTCGCCAATCGCCGCGCCTTCGCCACCCATCTTCCGGGCGTCGACCACATCCGCCACACCCACGATCTCACCCGCAACGCCTTCGCCAAGGACCAGCCTGAGCATGGCGCCGAGCTCGCCGACGATCTCGAGCGTCTGGTCGGCCTGCATGGCGCCGAGACGATCGCGGCCGTCATCGTCGAGCCGGTGCCGGGCTCGACCGCGGTGCTGCCGCCGCCGAAGGGCTATCTCAAGCGTCTGCGCGAGATCTGCGACAAGCACGGCATCCTCCTCATCTTCGACGAGGTCATCACCGGCTTCGGCCGCCTCGGCACGCCGTTCGCCGCCGACTTCTTCGGCGTCACGCCGGACCTGATGACGACGGCCAAGGGCATCACCAACGGCACCATTCCCTGCGGCGCGGTGTTCGCGAGCCGCAAGGTTCACGACGGCCTGATGGTCGGCCCGGAGAACCAGATGGAGCTGTTCCACGGTTACACCTATTCGGCGCATCCGACCGCCTGCGCCGCCGGTATCGCGACGCTCGACATCTACAAGGACGAGGGCCTGCTGACGCGCGGTGCGTCGATCGCCGGGTACTGGGGCGATGCGCTGCATTCGCTGAAGGGCCTGCCGAACGTCGTCGACATCCGCAATTGCGGCCTGATGGGCGCTGTCGAGCTGTCGTCGCGTGATGGTGCGGTCGGCGCGCGTGGTTACGACGTCATGGTCGATTGCTTCAATCGCGGTCTGTACTTCCGCATGAGCGGCGATAGCTTCGCGCTGTCGCCCCCGCTCATCGTCGAGAAGAGCCATATCGACGATATGGTCTCGATCCTCGGCGACGCCATCAAGCGGGTGGCCTGA
- a CDS encoding D-amino acid dehydrogenase, giving the protein MKVLILGSGVIGVTSAYYLARAGHEVTVVDRQPEPALETSFANAGEVSPGYSSPWAGPGVPVKAIKWLLMKHGPLVIRPKLDPVMWVWLSKMLRNCTSARYAVNKSRMIPIAEYSRDCLRDLRRDIGIQYDERSQGTLQLFRSQAQLDGTGEDIAVLKQYGVPFEVLSREGCIAVEPALAGVKEKFAGGLRLPQDETGDCHMFTQALAKHAEALGVRFMFNTGIDCIVTDGARVSGVVTSAGTLQADAYVLALGSWSSRLVAPLGISLPVYPVKGYSITVPIKDASGAPESTVMDESYKVAITRLGNRIRVGGTAEISGYSSQLYDARRATLDHSLTDLFPRGGDLSKATFWSGLRPMTPDGPPVIGPTQYGNLHLNTGHGTLGWTMSCGSGRVLADMLSGRKPEVDVSALTVDRYKYRFG; this is encoded by the coding sequence GTGAAAGTTCTGATCCTCGGCAGCGGTGTCATCGGTGTCACCTCTGCCTACTACCTTGCGCGTGCCGGTCATGAGGTGACGGTCGTCGACCGTCAGCCCGAGCCGGCGCTGGAGACCTCGTTCGCCAACGCGGGCGAGGTGTCGCCCGGCTATTCCTCGCCCTGGGCCGGCCCCGGCGTGCCGGTGAAGGCGATCAAATGGCTGCTGATGAAGCATGGCCCGCTGGTGATCCGGCCGAAGCTCGACCCCGTGATGTGGGTCTGGCTGTCCAAGATGCTGCGCAACTGCACCAGCGCGCGTTACGCGGTCAACAAGAGCCGGATGATCCCGATCGCGGAATACAGCCGCGATTGCCTGCGCGACCTGCGCCGCGACATCGGCATTCAATATGACGAGCGTTCGCAGGGCACGCTGCAGCTGTTCCGCTCCCAGGCGCAGCTCGATGGCACGGGTGAGGACATCGCCGTGCTCAAGCAGTATGGCGTTCCTTTCGAAGTGCTGAGCCGGGAGGGCTGCATCGCGGTCGAGCCGGCGCTCGCTGGCGTGAAGGAGAAGTTCGCCGGCGGGCTTCGCTTGCCGCAGGACGAGACCGGCGACTGCCACATGTTCACGCAGGCGCTGGCCAAGCATGCCGAAGCGCTCGGCGTTCGCTTCATGTTCAACACCGGCATCGATTGCATCGTCACGGACGGCGCGCGCGTCAGTGGTGTCGTGACCAGTGCGGGCACGTTGCAGGCCGATGCCTACGTTCTCGCGCTCGGAAGCTGGTCGTCACGGCTCGTCGCACCGCTCGGCATCTCATTGCCGGTCTATCCGGTGAAGGGCTATTCGATCACGGTGCCGATCAAGGACGCCTCCGGCGCGCCTGAATCGACCGTGATGGACGAGAGCTACAAGGTCGCGATCACCCGCCTCGGCAATCGCATCCGCGTCGGTGGCACCGCCGAGATCTCCGGCTATTCGAGCCAGCTCTATGACGCCCGCCGCGCCACGCTCGATCATTCGCTGACCGATCTGTTCCCGCGCGGCGGCGATCTCTCCAAGGCGACGTTCTGGAGCGGCCTGCGTCCCATGACGCCGGATGGCCCGCCTGTGATCGGCCCGACGCAGTATGGCAACCTCCACCTCAACACCGGCCATGGCACGCTCGGCTGGACCATGTCCTGCGGCTCCGGCCGTGTACTCGCGGACATGCTGTCGGGCAGGAAGCCGGAGGTCGATGTGAGCGCGCTGACGGTGGACCGGTACAAGTATCGGTTCGGGTGA
- a CDS encoding helix-turn-helix domain-containing protein, which yields MRKPAAAKPAKVKAKATTKPAEPAMDVAVGRRIRDLRRVRQFSLETVAARTDLSIGFLSQIERGLSSPSLRVLATLADVLGVGIAALFGASPSADGVSDQVVTRGLQRPELKLWRTGVSKQLLSPASADNKLNLFLVHLEPGGSTGDELYTHDGEEAGLVLEGEMMLTVDSETWSLKTGDSFRFASRRPHRFSNPANDAKAVVLWVNCVTGAG from the coding sequence ATGCGCAAACCGGCCGCCGCAAAGCCGGCGAAGGTGAAAGCCAAGGCTACCACCAAGCCGGCCGAGCCCGCGATGGATGTCGCGGTCGGCCGCCGTATCCGCGATCTCAGGCGTGTCAGACAATTCTCGCTCGAGACCGTCGCGGCGCGCACCGACCTGTCGATCGGCTTCCTCAGCCAGATCGAGCGCGGCCTGTCGTCGCCATCGCTGCGCGTGCTGGCCACACTCGCAGATGTGCTCGGCGTCGGGATCGCCGCGCTCTTCGGCGCGAGCCCAAGCGCCGATGGCGTCTCCGATCAGGTGGTGACGCGCGGGCTCCAGCGGCCCGAGTTGAAGCTCTGGCGCACCGGCGTATCGAAACAATTGCTGAGCCCGGCGAGCGCCGACAACAAGCTCAACCTGTTCCTGGTGCATCTGGAACCGGGCGGCTCCACCGGTGACGAGCTCTACACTCACGATGGCGAAGAGGCCGGCCTGGTGCTCGAAGGCGAGATGATGCTGACGGTGGACAGCGAGACTTGGTCGCTGAAGACGGGCGACAGCTTTCGGTTCGCGAGCCGAAGGCCGCACCGTTTTTCCAATCCGGCCAATGATGCGAAGGCTGTGGTGCTGTGGGTGAATTGCGTGACGGGGGCGGGGTAG